The Verrucomicrobium spinosum DSM 4136 = JCM 18804 genome includes a region encoding these proteins:
- the zwf gene encoding glucose-6-phosphate dehydrogenase yields the protein MSEDFENPFQETLIQRHSAEPCTVVIFGATGDLTHRKLIPALYNLAVGGDLPPQFKVVGFARRDKSDDEFRTELEAANKKHSRQGHDDTVWANFGSSIHYHKSEFQDLEGYKELKTLLEKFDAERGAPANRLFYLASAPEFFDQIMLMLRESGLNEGAGGKWARVVCEKPFGKDLKTARHLNEVVNATFHESDTYRIDHYLGKETAQNIMVMRFANHIFEPLWNSRFIDHVEITCAENLGMEGGRGGYYDTAGALRDMVQNHLFQLLSLVAMEPPTGLSADAVRDEKVKVIRSLRRWRGTDEIARNVIRAQYTKGSVDGVERVGYRQEDRVNPQSNTETYVALRLFIDTWRWQGVPFYMRVGKQLPKKATEISVHFNHPPQVPFATKGQGGTRNVLVFRIQPDEGISLRMMSKLPGVQLLMQPVKMDFRYSTSFGKASPEAYERLLLDAMAGDATLFARRDEVENAWAFIDEIEHAWHNDGPQPPMCEYPAGSWGPKEADELLQSDGRVWRRL from the coding sequence ATGTCCGAAGACTTCGAGAATCCCTTCCAGGAAACGCTCATTCAACGCCACAGCGCCGAGCCCTGCACCGTGGTGATCTTTGGTGCCACTGGGGACCTGACCCATCGCAAACTGATCCCCGCCCTCTACAATCTGGCCGTGGGCGGCGACCTGCCCCCGCAGTTCAAGGTGGTGGGTTTTGCCCGGCGCGACAAGTCTGACGACGAGTTCCGCACCGAGCTGGAGGCGGCCAACAAGAAGCACTCCCGCCAGGGCCACGACGACACGGTCTGGGCAAACTTCGGCAGCAGCATCCATTACCACAAGAGCGAATTCCAGGACCTGGAAGGCTACAAAGAACTCAAGACCCTGCTGGAAAAGTTCGATGCGGAGCGCGGCGCCCCCGCCAACCGACTCTTCTACCTCGCCTCGGCCCCTGAGTTTTTTGACCAGATCATGCTCATGCTCCGCGAGAGCGGCCTGAACGAAGGCGCGGGCGGCAAGTGGGCCCGTGTGGTCTGTGAAAAACCGTTCGGCAAGGATCTCAAGACCGCCCGTCACCTCAACGAAGTGGTGAACGCCACCTTCCACGAGAGCGACACCTACCGCATCGACCACTATCTGGGCAAGGAAACCGCCCAGAACATCATGGTGATGCGCTTTGCCAACCACATCTTTGAGCCGCTCTGGAACAGCCGATTCATCGACCACGTGGAGATCACCTGCGCCGAGAACCTCGGCATGGAAGGCGGCCGCGGCGGCTACTACGACACCGCCGGAGCCCTGCGTGACATGGTGCAGAACCACCTCTTCCAGCTTCTGAGCCTGGTGGCCATGGAGCCGCCGACCGGCCTGAGCGCCGACGCCGTCCGCGATGAAAAGGTCAAGGTCATCCGCTCCCTGCGCCGCTGGCGTGGGACGGACGAGATCGCCCGCAACGTGATCCGCGCCCAGTACACCAAGGGCAGCGTGGACGGTGTGGAGCGCGTGGGCTACCGCCAGGAAGACCGAGTGAACCCGCAGTCCAACACGGAAACCTACGTGGCCCTGCGCCTCTTCATCGACACCTGGCGCTGGCAGGGTGTGCCCTTCTACATGCGCGTGGGCAAGCAGCTTCCCAAGAAAGCGACGGAGATCTCCGTGCACTTCAACCACCCGCCGCAGGTCCCCTTCGCCACCAAAGGTCAGGGCGGCACCCGCAACGTGCTGGTGTTCCGCATCCAGCCGGATGAGGGCATCTCCCTGCGCATGATGTCCAAGCTCCCCGGCGTGCAGCTCCTCATGCAGCCGGTGAAGATGGACTTCCGCTACAGCACCAGCTTCGGCAAGGCCAGCCCGGAGGCGTATGAGCGCCTGCTCCTGGACGCGATGGCCGGTGACGCCACCCTCTTCGCGCGTCGCGACGAAGTGGAGAACGCATGGGCCTTCATCGACGAGATCGAGCACGCCTGGCACAATGACGGCCCACAGCCGCCCATGTGCGAGTACCCCGCCGGCTCCTGGGGCCCGAAGGAAGCGGACGAGCTCCTCCAGAGCGATGGCCGCGTCTGGCGTCGTCTTTAG